In Oceaniferula flava, one genomic interval encodes:
- a CDS encoding AAA family ATPase, protein MSPSESATRLEQSVCTIIRGQEKTIRNILACLISGGHVLLEDNPGTGKTTLAKAIAGSIKGADFSRIQFTPDLLPSDILGVSILNQKTAEFQFHPGPVFTDILLADEINRASPRTQSALLESMAEQQATIEGKRYQLEGLFFVIATQNPVEFRGTYPLPEAQMDRFAMQCSLGYVSAAEEADILASQNNGHPLDSLDPAVTLDEVIALQAAVSNIRISEELRHYIVALTNATRGLEDVRLSASPRASLSLMKVAQALSLFEGRDFVTPETIQDIAPDVIAHRLVIAPEAKFSGLTGRRVVEDILEKIPAPV, encoded by the coding sequence ATGTCTCCTTCGGAATCCGCCACTCGCCTTGAACAATCCGTCTGCACCATCATCCGTGGTCAGGAAAAAACCATCCGCAACATCCTGGCCTGCCTTATCTCGGGTGGCCATGTTCTGCTCGAAGACAATCCAGGCACCGGCAAAACCACCTTGGCCAAGGCGATCGCCGGCTCGATCAAAGGGGCCGATTTCAGTCGGATCCAGTTCACCCCGGACCTTCTCCCCTCGGACATTCTCGGCGTCTCGATTCTCAACCAGAAGACAGCCGAGTTCCAGTTTCACCCCGGGCCTGTTTTTACCGACATCCTGTTAGCCGATGAAATTAACCGGGCATCACCGCGGACGCAAAGCGCCTTGTTAGAATCAATGGCGGAGCAGCAGGCGACCATCGAGGGCAAGCGTTATCAACTGGAAGGGCTGTTTTTCGTCATCGCCACCCAGAACCCCGTGGAGTTCCGGGGCACTTACCCCCTGCCGGAAGCGCAGATGGACCGCTTTGCCATGCAGTGCTCACTGGGCTATGTCAGCGCCGCCGAGGAAGCCGACATCCTGGCCTCACAAAACAACGGCCACCCACTCGATAGCCTCGACCCCGCAGTCACCCTCGATGAAGTCATCGCCCTGCAAGCTGCCGTTTCCAACATCCGCATCAGCGAGGAGCTGCGCCACTACATCGTCGCTCTGACCAATGCCACACGCGGCTTGGAAGATGTTCGGCTCTCCGCCAGCCCGCGGGCTTCGCTCAGTTTGATGAAGGTGGCGCAGGCACTTTCCCTGTTTGAAGGCCGCGATTTTGTCACCCCGGAAACGATCCAAGACATCGCCCCAGACGTCATTGCCCACCGTTTGGTGATTGCCCCCGAAGCCAAGTTCAGCGGACTGACCGGGCGCCGCGTGGTGGAGGACATCCTTGAAAAAATCCCAGCCCCCGTCTAG
- a CDS encoding M42 family metallopeptidase — protein MTKADKQFLFDLLSTPSPTGFEMPGQRVWAKHIGKHSDSVDCDTYGSTWAVLKGSSKTKSVMLEAHADEIGYMIKHITKDGFLYVDRVGGSDAATGRGRRLDILTEQGPVTGIIGNTAIHLRRDSLANEKAPQIHQLWVDVGASSREEVAEMGIRVGHAAVYQDGPMEMANKRLVGRALDNRIGGFIIAQVMKKIAKAKSKPNHSLLCLNAIQEEIGGSGAKMATHRLMPSVCICLDVTHATDTPGLSAAQYGEVKLGQGPSLTHGSANHPLVVERLMAVAEKSEIPIQHEAASRFTGTDTDKIFDVQHGVPSALVSLPLRCMHSVVETAHWDDIEATIDLLAAFVSSLKAGDDFSQKL, from the coding sequence ATGACAAAAGCGGACAAGCAATTCCTCTTCGATCTACTCAGCACCCCGAGCCCCACGGGCTTCGAAATGCCCGGCCAACGCGTTTGGGCCAAGCACATCGGCAAGCACAGCGACAGTGTCGACTGCGACACCTACGGCTCCACCTGGGCCGTCTTGAAGGGTTCCAGCAAAACCAAATCGGTGATGCTCGAAGCCCACGCTGACGAGATCGGCTACATGATCAAACACATCACCAAGGACGGCTTCCTGTATGTCGATCGCGTAGGGGGAAGCGACGCCGCCACCGGTCGAGGCCGCCGACTGGATATCCTCACCGAGCAAGGACCGGTCACCGGCATCATCGGCAACACCGCCATCCACCTACGCCGCGACTCGTTGGCCAATGAAAAAGCTCCCCAGATCCATCAACTTTGGGTGGACGTCGGAGCATCCTCACGCGAGGAGGTAGCGGAAATGGGCATCCGGGTCGGCCACGCCGCCGTCTATCAAGATGGACCGATGGAAATGGCGAACAAACGCCTCGTCGGCAGAGCTCTCGATAACCGCATCGGCGGATTCATCATCGCCCAGGTGATGAAAAAAATCGCCAAAGCCAAGAGCAAGCCCAACCACTCGCTGCTGTGCCTCAATGCCATTCAGGAAGAAATCGGCGGCTCCGGCGCCAAGATGGCCACCCACCGCCTGATGCCCTCGGTTTGCATCTGCCTCGATGTCACCCACGCCACAGACACCCCCGGTCTCAGCGCTGCGCAATACGGTGAGGTCAAACTCGGCCAAGGCCCCAGCCTGACCCACGGAAGCGCTAACCACCCACTGGTGGTGGAACGCTTGATGGCCGTCGCTGAGAAAAGCGAAATCCCGATTCAACACGAAGCAGCCAGCCGGTTCACAGGCACTGATACCGATAAGATTTTCGATGTCCAACATGGCGTGCCCAGCGCACTGGTCTCCTTGCCGCTGCGCTGTATGCATTCAGTTGTGGAAACTGCACATTGGGACGATATTGAGGCCACCATCGACCTCCTTGCTGCCTTTGTCAGTTCGCTCAAAGCGGGCGATGACTTCAGCCAGAAACTCTAA